In a single window of the Sediminicoccus sp. KRV36 genome:
- a CDS encoding 5-bromo-4-chloroindolyl phosphate hydrolysis family protein produces MAGWTEQKRAWKQQAREVASRPVFGWRVWLLPMFFWPLMLDLPVEIIRGNPKHLVGAMLGLGLSWYGASLMARGRRRQGAKLFGVAAGLAAGLAAGITPPIAVALGFGAWFGVRLLTDDLPEAVPEAPPEPVQAPTKPDLLDGPRAQLARIAGAAPTLPLGTLLLEAAGAMQGVVEDLEARPARLHEARRFLAVHLDGLSRIVDRLEAGAAPPGTLPSLLTDLAASARKLRSELRVAESEALDIQVKVLAERLRQEET; encoded by the coding sequence ATGGCGGGCTGGACCGAGCAGAAGCGCGCCTGGAAGCAGCAAGCGCGCGAGGTGGCGTCGCGCCCCGTCTTTGGCTGGCGCGTCTGGCTGCTGCCGATGTTCTTCTGGCCGCTGATGCTGGACCTGCCGGTGGAGATCATTCGCGGCAATCCCAAGCATCTGGTGGGCGCGATGCTCGGGCTCGGGCTCTCCTGGTATGGCGCCTCGCTGATGGCGCGCGGGCGGCGGCGGCAGGGGGCCAAGCTGTTCGGGGTCGCGGCCGGGTTGGCGGCGGGGCTGGCCGCCGGCATCACGCCGCCCATCGCCGTGGCGTTGGGCTTCGGTGCCTGGTTCGGCGTCCGGCTGCTGACGGATGATCTGCCCGAAGCGGTCCCGGAAGCCCCGCCCGAGCCGGTGCAAGCCCCGACCAAGCCTGATCTGCTGGATGGCCCGCGCGCGCAACTGGCGCGCATCGCCGGGGCGGCGCCAACCCTGCCGCTGGGCACGCTGCTGCTGGAAGCGGCCGGCGCGATGCAGGGCGTCGTCGAGGATCTGGAGGCCCGCCCCGCCCGGCTGCATGAGGCGCGGCGTTTCCTGGCCGTGCATCTCGATGGCCTCTCGCGCATTGTGGATCGGTTGGAAGCGGGTGCGGCCCCCCCGGGGACGCTGCCCAGCCTGCTGACCGACCTTGCCGCCTCCGCCCGCAAGCTGCGCAGCGAACTTCGCGTGGCCGAAAGCGAGGCCCTTGATATCCAGGTAAAGGTGCTGGCCGAGCGGCTGCGCCAGGAGGAAACATGA
- a CDS encoding tripartite tricarboxylate transporter TctB family protein — protein sequence MLVTDRITGGGLMALGAAAAWFGSRLPAVPGQDVGPAAFPMVIGFGLMGCGALIALGIGQSFEPPEEAEEGPKPRLGASGVLIPPALLLFYALASEPLGFLLTAAIMVLVAGLALGSRLAIAIPVAVVAPLLVHLAFYKLLRVPLPEGLIPAPW from the coding sequence GTGCTGGTAACCGACCGGATCACCGGCGGCGGGCTGATGGCATTGGGCGCGGCGGCGGCCTGGTTCGGCTCGCGCCTGCCAGCGGTGCCCGGGCAGGATGTGGGCCCCGCCGCCTTTCCCATGGTGATCGGCTTTGGCCTGATGGGCTGCGGCGCGCTGATCGCGCTCGGCATCGGCCAGAGTTTCGAGCCGCCCGAGGAAGCCGAGGAAGGACCCAAGCCACGCCTTGGCGCCAGCGGGGTGCTGATCCCGCCCGCGCTGCTGCTGTTCTACGCCCTCGCCTCGGAGCCGCTGGGCTTCCTGCTGACGGCTGCGATCATGGTGCTGGTGGCGGGGCTGGCGCTGGGCTCGCGCCTGGCCATCGCCATCCCGGTCGCGGTCGTGGCCCCGCTGCTGGTGCATCTGGCTTTCTACAAGCTGCTTCGGGTGCCGCTGCCCGAGGGGCTGATCCCGGCACCCTGGTAG
- a CDS encoding tripartite tricarboxylate transporter substrate binding protein, which produces MIRRRGLLALALAAPAVARAQSWTPQRPVRMIVPFAPAGILDQLARLLAEPMGQRLGQPIIVENRPGAGGNVGTALAARARGDAHVVLVGSTGPLAVSPISEPNLGYDPLTDLIPITLLNATPLVLVVRQSSEARDVPSLVAALKRDGREVLYPTPGVGSPQLLAQEAFRQAAGFPAAPVHYQGSAPAVLAVIAGEFPFTIENLVLVAPHVQAGMLRALGVTSLARAAMMPEVPTLAEQGFPGFSAGGWYGLLTPAGVPEEAIRAYHLAATAALAEPHVTRRISEMGGPPIGSSPLEFRAHIQSEMERWRGVMARAAAPATR; this is translated from the coding sequence ATGATACGCCGCCGCGGTCTGTTGGCCCTGGCCCTCGCTGCGCCTGCGGTGGCCCGCGCCCAGTCCTGGACCCCGCAACGGCCGGTGCGGATGATCGTGCCCTTCGCGCCGGCCGGCATCCTGGACCAGCTGGCGCGGCTGCTGGCCGAGCCCATGGGCCAGCGCCTCGGCCAGCCCATCATCGTCGAGAACCGCCCCGGTGCCGGCGGCAATGTCGGCACGGCACTCGCCGCCCGCGCGCGCGGTGATGCGCATGTGGTGCTGGTGGGCAGCACGGGGCCGCTCGCCGTCTCGCCCATCAGCGAGCCGAATCTGGGCTACGATCCGCTGACGGACCTCATCCCCATCACGCTGCTGAACGCGACGCCCCTGGTGCTCGTGGTGCGGCAATCCTCCGAGGCGCGCGACGTGCCCTCCCTGGTCGCCGCGCTGAAGCGTGACGGCCGGGAGGTGCTCTATCCCACGCCCGGCGTCGGTTCGCCCCAGTTGCTGGCGCAGGAGGCGTTTCGCCAGGCGGCGGGCTTTCCGGCCGCGCCCGTGCATTACCAGGGCAGCGCGCCCGCGGTGCTGGCGGTGATCGCGGGGGAATTCCCCTTCACCATCGAGAACCTCGTGCTCGTCGCCCCGCATGTGCAGGCGGGCATGCTGCGCGCGCTGGGTGTGACGAGCCTCGCCCGCGCGGCCATGATGCCCGAAGTGCCGACCCTCGCCGAGCAGGGCTTCCCGGGCTTTTCGGCTGGCGGCTGGTATGGGCTGCTGACGCCGGCCGGCGTGCCGGAAGAGGCGATCCGCGCCTATCACCTGGCCGCGACGGCGGCGCTGGCAGAGCCCCATGTCACGCGCCGCATCTCCGAGATGGGCGGACCGCCAATCGGCTCCTCGCCCCTGGAATTCCGCGCGCATATCCAAAGCGAGATGGAACGCTGGCGCGGCGTCATGGCGCGGGCCGCGGCGCCAGCCACGCGCTAG
- a CDS encoding tripartite tricarboxylate transporter permease has product MEPLLEGFRLVMATDVLIAIFASAVYGLVVGSLPGLSATMATALLVPVTFWLSPIAAIATIITASAMAIFSGDIPGALLRIPGTPASAAYTDEAYAMTRKGQAELALGAGLWFSAIGGIVGTISLMLLAPALAEVALSFSTYEYFWLALLGLMCATLVARSSPIKAIASMLLGLLIACIGMENPAGTPRFTFGIPDLLGGIEPIPALVGVFAVSEVMRAMASAEPPKLPKRKFGSILANQWGLTKKYQWPMWRGNFVGIIIGVLPGAGADMAAWVSYAMSKKFSKEPEKFGTGHPEGLVEAGASNNASLASGWVPSLLFGIPGDTITAIAIGVLYMKGLNPGPTLFTERASSMYALYIIFILANLIMIPLGIIMIRLASTVLRAPRSAVMPVILLLCAVGSFATGNNLFAVLLVGVFGILGFVMEKNGYPVAALVLGIVMGSMLEQNFVTSLIKSDGDVLPFFERPVSSFLAALSISALLWPLAAWIWMRVSRSRRRVAG; this is encoded by the coding sequence ATGGAGCCTCTCCTCGAAGGCTTCCGCCTCGTCATGGCGACGGATGTGCTGATCGCCATCTTCGCCTCCGCCGTCTATGGCCTCGTCGTGGGTTCCCTGCCCGGGCTTTCCGCCACAATGGCGACGGCGCTGCTGGTGCCCGTCACCTTCTGGCTCTCGCCCATCGCGGCCATCGCCACGATCATCACGGCCTCCGCCATGGCGATCTTTTCGGGCGATATCCCGGGCGCACTGCTGCGCATTCCCGGCACACCCGCCTCGGCCGCCTATACGGACGAGGCCTATGCGATGACGCGCAAGGGCCAGGCGGAATTGGCGCTGGGCGCCGGCCTCTGGTTCAGCGCCATTGGCGGCATTGTCGGCACCATCTCGCTCATGCTGCTGGCCCCCGCGCTGGCGGAGGTCGCGCTCTCCTTCTCGACCTATGAGTATTTCTGGCTGGCGCTGCTGGGGTTGATGTGCGCGACACTGGTGGCGCGCTCCTCGCCCATCAAGGCCATCGCCTCGATGCTGCTGGGGCTGCTGATTGCCTGCATCGGGATGGAAAATCCGGCCGGCACGCCGCGCTTCACCTTCGGCATTCCGGATCTGCTGGGTGGCATCGAGCCGATCCCCGCGCTGGTCGGCGTCTTTGCCGTCAGCGAGGTGATGCGCGCGATGGCGAGTGCCGAGCCCCCCAAGCTGCCGAAGCGAAAATTCGGCTCCATCCTGGCGAACCAATGGGGGCTGACCAAGAAATACCAATGGCCGATGTGGCGGGGCAATTTCGTCGGCATCATCATCGGCGTGCTGCCCGGGGCGGGTGCGGATATGGCGGCCTGGGTCAGCTACGCCATGAGCAAGAAATTCTCGAAGGAGCCGGAGAAATTCGGCACGGGCCACCCCGAAGGCCTGGTGGAGGCGGGCGCTTCCAACAATGCCTCCCTCGCCTCGGGCTGGGTGCCTTCGCTGCTGTTTGGAATCCCGGGCGATACCATCACGGCGATTGCCATCGGCGTGCTCTACATGAAGGGGCTGAACCCGGGGCCGACGCTGTTTACCGAGCGCGCTTCGAGCATGTACGCGCTCTACATCATCTTCATCCTGGCCAATCTGATCATGATCCCGTTGGGCATCATCATGATCCGCCTGGCCTCCACGGTACTGCGCGCGCCGCGTTCGGCGGTGATGCCGGTGATCCTGCTGCTCTGCGCCGTCGGCTCCTTCGCCACGGGCAACAACCTGTTCGCCGTGCTGCTGGTGGGGGTTTTTGGCATCCTCGGCTTCGTCATGGAGAAGAACGGCTACCCCGTGGCCGCCCTCGTGCTCGGCATCGTGATGGGCAGCATGCTGGAGCAGAATTTCGTCACCAGCCTGATCAAATCCGATGGCGATGTGCTGCCCTTTTTCGAGCGGCCCGTCTCCTCCTTCCTCGCGGCCCTCAGCATCAGCGCGCTGCTCTGGCCGCTGGCCGCCTGGATCTGGATGCGCGTGTCCCGGTCACGCCGTCGCGTGGCTGGCTGA
- a CDS encoding nitroreductase family protein produces MDISTPQSPTRQEALALRYGASAVPAAGPWNAHIDLLLSHRSVRGYRPDALPAGTLETLIAAAQSAATSSNLQTWSVISVNNPESRALMMKVAGNQKHIVQCPLFLVWLADLSRNERLGAEEGVEMPTIPYLESYLVAAIDAALAAQNAVVAAESLGLSTVYIGALRNDPEAVAKCLGLPPGVMGVFGLCVGYAAPDTVSEVKPRLSQAAILSHETYGNPEEPKLRAAYDAEMKAFSERNGMGAENWSGRVIQRMGKLSAMGGRDKLTSVLRALGFPLK; encoded by the coding sequence ATGGATATTTCCACCCCCCAAAGCCCGACCAGGCAGGAAGCGCTGGCCCTGCGCTATGGCGCTTCCGCCGTGCCCGCCGCCGGGCCCTGGAACGCGCATATCGACCTGCTGCTCTCGCACCGCTCGGTGCGCGGCTACCGGCCCGATGCGCTGCCGGCCGGCACGCTGGAGACGCTGATCGCTGCGGCCCAATCCGCCGCGACAAGCTCCAATCTGCAGACCTGGTCGGTCATCTCGGTGAACAATCCGGAAAGCCGCGCGCTGATGATGAAGGTGGCGGGCAACCAGAAGCACATCGTGCAATGCCCGCTCTTCCTCGTCTGGCTCGCCGATCTCTCGCGCAATGAACGCCTGGGTGCCGAGGAAGGTGTGGAGATGCCGACCATCCCCTACCTGGAGAGCTACCTCGTCGCCGCCATCGATGCGGCGCTGGCCGCGCAGAACGCTGTGGTGGCCGCCGAATCCCTGGGCCTCTCGACCGTCTATATCGGCGCGCTGCGCAATGATCCGGAGGCTGTCGCCAAGTGCCTGGGCCTGCCGCCCGGTGTCATGGGCGTGTTTGGCCTGTGCGTCGGCTATGCGGCACCCGACACGGTGAGCGAGGTGAAGCCGCGCCTCTCCCAGGCGGCCATCCTCTCGCACGAGACCTATGGCAATCCGGAGGAGCCGAAGCTGCGTGCGGCCTATGACGCCGAGATGAAGGCCTTCTCCGAGCGCAACGGCATGGGGGCGGAGAATTGGTCCGGCCGCGTCATCCAGCGCATGGGCAAGCTCTCCGCCATGGGCGGGCGGGACAAGCTGACCAGCGTGTTGCGCGCGCTGGGCTTCCCACTGAAGTAG
- a CDS encoding metallophosphoesterase, giving the protein MILRRSLLATGLLGATGAAYGLGIEPFAAPDITRYALTPRDWPRGLKLRIAVLADLHSGAPLMGLSRVAGIVATANALSADMTVLLGDYGPFSRLVRKPYAPDEVASILGGLRAPLGVFAIAGNHDWWEDGAAMARQSGQPEWLAALGRHGITPMQNQVRRFGQGFWLAGLDSQIAFRGRGADDLPGTLAALTDDAPVILLAHEPDIFAEMPGRVALTLAGHTHGGQLRILGASPRPASRYGNRFRYGRVTERGRDLIVSGGLGTSVVPVRFGVPPEIVEVTLGG; this is encoded by the coding sequence ATGATCCTGCGCCGCAGCCTTCTCGCCACCGGCCTTCTGGGCGCCACGGGTGCCGCCTATGGCCTGGGCATCGAGCCCTTTGCCGCCCCCGACATCACCCGCTACGCGCTGACCCCGCGTGACTGGCCCAGGGGGTTGAAGCTGCGGATCGCCGTCCTCGCGGATCTGCACAGCGGCGCGCCGCTGATGGGGCTGTCCCGCGTGGCGGGCATCGTTGCCACCGCCAATGCGCTTTCGGCCGATATGACCGTCCTTCTGGGCGATTACGGCCCCTTCAGCCGGCTGGTGCGCAAGCCCTATGCGCCGGATGAGGTGGCCAGCATCCTGGGCGGCCTGCGCGCGCCGCTGGGCGTCTTTGCCATCGCCGGCAATCATGACTGGTGGGAGGATGGCGCCGCCATGGCCCGGCAATCCGGGCAGCCGGAATGGCTCGCCGCCCTGGGCCGGCACGGCATCACCCCCATGCAGAACCAGGTGCGGCGCTTCGGCCAGGGCTTCTGGCTGGCCGGGCTGGACAGCCAGATCGCCTTTCGCGGCCGCGGCGCGGATGACCTGCCGGGCACGCTGGCCGCGCTGACCGATGACGCGCCCGTGATCCTGCTGGCGCACGAGCCCGATATCTTCGCCGAGATGCCGGGCCGCGTCGCCCTCACCCTCGCCGGCCATACGCATGGCGGGCAATTGCGGATCCTGGGCGCTTCGCCCCGGCCCGCCTCGCGCTACGGCAACCGCTTCCGCTATGGCCGGGTGACGGAGCGCGGGCGGGACCTGATCGTCTCGGGCGGGCTTGGCACCTCGGTCGTGCCGGTGCGTTTTGGCGTGCCGCCGGAAATCGTCGAGGTCACGCTCGGCGGTTGA
- a CDS encoding toxic anion resistance protein: MSELQPIREEEVTRLANAIDLKDPGTILRFGAAAQSRAQAAADAMLEGAQNRETGEAGQTLSSMLSALRGFDVTGLAEKRGFFQRIFNKAGSEATAIVQRYEGVRDQVQVIGDKLDQHRTKLLEDVERLERLYTATLDWFHALADHIEAGERVLKHTDAVVIPALVEAATVEGDPLAPQALRDGRASRDELERRVHDLRLTRQVAMQALPSIRLIQENDKALSAKIQSVLANTVPLWSQQLAQALAIHRMREAGQAVKAATDLTNKLLVANAETLRTGNAEARRELERGTFDMDAIKQANAALVGTIEDSLRIADEARVQRRTAEAELAKCEQDIRRALSAAKAREEAGPPARS; this comes from the coding sequence ATGAGCGAGTTGCAGCCGATCCGCGAAGAGGAGGTCACCCGCCTCGCGAACGCGATTGACCTGAAGGACCCCGGCACCATCCTGCGCTTCGGTGCCGCCGCGCAAAGCCGCGCCCAGGCCGCGGCCGACGCCATGCTGGAAGGGGCGCAGAACCGCGAGACGGGGGAGGCGGGGCAGACCCTTTCCTCCATGCTCTCGGCGCTGCGCGGCTTTGACGTGACGGGCCTGGCCGAGAAGCGCGGCTTCTTTCAGCGCATCTTCAACAAGGCGGGCAGCGAAGCGACGGCGATCGTCCAACGCTATGAGGGCGTGCGCGACCAGGTGCAGGTGATCGGCGACAAGCTGGACCAGCACCGCACCAAGCTGTTGGAGGATGTGGAACGGCTGGAGCGCCTCTACACCGCGACCCTCGACTGGTTCCACGCCCTGGCCGACCATATCGAAGCCGGCGAGCGCGTGCTGAAGCACACCGATGCGGTGGTCATCCCGGCCCTGGTCGAAGCCGCGACAGTGGAGGGCGACCCCCTCGCCCCGCAGGCGCTGCGTGACGGACGCGCCTCGCGCGATGAGCTGGAGCGGCGCGTGCATGACCTGCGGCTGACGCGCCAGGTGGCGATGCAGGCGCTGCCCTCGATCCGGCTCATCCAGGAAAACGACAAGGCGCTCTCGGCCAAGATCCAGTCGGTGCTGGCCAATACCGTGCCGCTCTGGTCCCAGCAGCTGGCGCAGGCGCTGGCCATCCATCGCATGCGTGAGGCCGGGCAGGCGGTGAAGGCCGCAACCGACCTGACGAACAAGCTGCTGGTCGCCAATGCCGAGACGCTGCGCACCGGCAATGCCGAAGCGCGCCGCGAACTGGAACGCGGGACTTTCGACATGGACGCCATCAAGCAGGCGAATGCCGCGCTGGTGGGCACCATCGAGGACAGCCTGCGCATCGCCGATGAGGCGCGCGTGCAGCGCCGCACGGCGGAAGCGGAGCTGGCGAAGTGCGAGCAGGATATCCGCCGCGCGCTGAGTGCCGCCAAGGCGAGGGAAGAAGCCGGGCCGCCGGCGCGGAGCTGA
- a CDS encoding MAPEG family protein, translated as MTSLPITSFYAAFFGLLLMALSIQVIRARVATRVAIGLGDDIRLLRASRAQGNFVEYAPMVLLLLLLLEASGAGPFQLHALGGLALAGRVAHAMGISREPENLKLRQVGMALTFTVLGLSPLLLLARIAFG; from the coding sequence ATGACCTCCTTGCCCATTACTTCCTTCTACGCGGCGTTTTTCGGGCTTTTGCTCATGGCGCTCTCCATCCAGGTGATCCGTGCCCGGGTGGCCACCCGTGTCGCGATCGGCCTCGGCGATGATATCCGCCTGCTGCGGGCCAGCCGCGCGCAGGGCAATTTCGTCGAATACGCGCCGATGGTCCTGCTGCTGTTGCTGCTGCTCGAAGCCTCGGGCGCGGGGCCGTTCCAGCTGCACGCGCTGGGGGGGCTCGCTTTGGCCGGCCGCGTCGCGCATGCCATGGGCATTTCCCGCGAGCCCGAGAATCTGAAGCTGCGCCAGGTCGGCATGGCGTTGACCTTCACCGTGCTCGGCCTTTCGCCCCTGCTGCTGCTGGCGCGGATCGCCTTCGGCTAA
- a CDS encoding tripartite tricarboxylate transporter substrate binding protein, which yields MNTTSRRLLLGGGTALIAAPAFAQARWPVRPVQLLCPWAAGGGTDAVVRIIANLLEKELGQPFNVINRTGGSGVVGHAAIASAAPDGYTLGMITAEICMLHWQGLTELTFRNYTPLGLMNNDPPGIQVNVNSPYQNVRQLADAIRASRPGQLKSSGTGQGGIWHLALAGWLMAMGLPAAHVRWVPSNGAAPAMQDLAAGGLDFTTNSVVEARAMLDANRARALAVMSNERLSVFPNIPTLKEAMNIDYATGAWRGIAGPMNLPAEVHTAMNGALGRVFRSPEYVEFMNNRGFGMSYADAEGFGRHLAAADASLGDAMKAAGLARS from the coding sequence ATGAACACAACCTCACGCCGCCTGCTTCTTGGCGGCGGCACCGCCCTCATCGCCGCACCCGCCTTTGCCCAGGCCCGCTGGCCCGTACGGCCCGTGCAACTCCTGTGCCCCTGGGCCGCGGGCGGCGGCACGGATGCGGTGGTGCGCATCATCGCGAACCTGCTGGAGAAGGAACTCGGCCAGCCCTTCAACGTCATCAACCGCACCGGTGGCTCGGGCGTCGTGGGCCATGCGGCCATCGCCTCGGCCGCGCCCGATGGCTACACGCTGGGCATGATCACCGCCGAGATCTGCATGCTGCACTGGCAGGGGCTGACCGAACTCACCTTCCGCAACTACACGCCGCTCGGCCTCATGAACAACGACCCGCCGGGCATCCAGGTGAACGTCAATTCGCCCTACCAGAACGTCCGCCAACTGGCCGATGCGATCCGCGCGAGCCGCCCGGGCCAGCTCAAATCCAGCGGCACCGGCCAGGGCGGCATCTGGCACCTGGCGCTGGCCGGCTGGCTGATGGCGATGGGCCTGCCGGCCGCCCATGTGCGCTGGGTGCCATCGAACGGCGCGGCCCCTGCCATGCAGGATTTGGCGGCGGGTGGCCTCGACTTCACGACCAATTCGGTGGTGGAAGCCCGCGCGATGCTGGACGCCAACCGCGCCCGGGCCCTGGCCGTCATGTCCAACGAGCGCCTCAGCGTCTTCCCCAATATCCCGACGCTGAAGGAAGCCATGAACATCGACTACGCGACCGGCGCCTGGCGCGGCATCGCGGGGCCGATGAACCTTCCGGCCGAGGTGCACACGGCGATGAACGGGGCGCTGGGCCGCGTCTTCCGCTCGCCGGAATATGTGGAGTTCATGAACAACCGCGGCTTCGGCATGAGCTACGCGGATGCGGAAGGCTTCGGCCGGCACCTGGCCGCCGCCGATGCCTCGCTGGGTGATGCGATGAAGGCGGCCGGGCTGGCGCGCAGCTGA
- a CDS encoding TauD/TfdA family dioxygenase, which produces MEYPKAPIGGPAAWLGSAMASRTDWVEQFTPAELAEIDAAVAEHLHSGRPMGEITPQTFRLPSLAPRLARILHDIQHGRGFVLLRGLDVAGRDIEESAIAYLGIGAHLGGFRSQNAKGHLLGHVKDLGLDIQNPKVRYYQTNKELEFHTDSCDIVGLICLKTAKSGGGSKIVSSVAIHDRMMRETPHLWRALFNPMPTDRRGEIPPGMLPWFEIPVFNWFEGELSTIYSGQYIRSAQENFREARRLTADERAAIDRLDELAAEMSVEMEFRPGDMQFIHNHQILHSRTDFEDWPEPEKRRHLLRLWLAPRQARVLPPVYAQRYGDITVGNRGGIVVKDTVLRFTLEPA; this is translated from the coding sequence ATGGAATATCCGAAGGCGCCGATTGGCGGCCCGGCCGCCTGGCTGGGCTCGGCGATGGCGTCGCGCACCGATTGGGTGGAGCAATTCACCCCGGCCGAATTGGCCGAGATCGACGCCGCCGTCGCCGAGCACCTGCATTCCGGCCGTCCCATGGGCGAGATCACGCCCCAGACCTTCCGCCTGCCCAGCCTGGCGCCGCGCCTGGCCCGCATCCTGCACGACATCCAGCATGGCCGCGGCTTCGTGCTGCTGCGCGGCCTTGATGTGGCCGGGCGTGACATCGAGGAAAGTGCCATCGCCTATCTGGGCATCGGCGCGCATCTGGGCGGCTTTCGCTCGCAGAACGCCAAGGGGCATCTGCTGGGCCATGTGAAGGATCTCGGCCTCGATATCCAGAACCCCAAGGTTCGCTACTACCAGACCAACAAGGAGTTGGAATTCCACACGGATTCTTGCGACATCGTGGGCCTGATTTGCCTCAAGACGGCGAAATCCGGCGGTGGCTCGAAGATCGTCTCCTCGGTCGCCATCCATGACCGCATGATGCGCGAGACGCCGCATCTCTGGCGTGCCCTGTTCAACCCGATGCCGACCGACCGGCGCGGCGAAATCCCGCCGGGGATGCTGCCCTGGTTCGAGATTCCCGTCTTCAACTGGTTCGAGGGCGAGCTCAGCACCATCTATTCGGGGCAGTATATCCGCTCCGCCCAGGAGAATTTCCGCGAGGCGCGGCGCCTCACCGCCGATGAGCGCGCGGCGATTGACCGGCTGGATGAGCTGGCGGCCGAAATGTCGGTCGAGATGGAATTCCGCCCGGGCGACATGCAGTTCATCCACAACCACCAGATCCTGCACAGCCGCACCGACTTCGAGGATTGGCCGGAGCCCGAGAAGCGCCGCCATCTGCTGCGCCTGTGGCTGGCACCCCGGCAGGCGCGGGTGCTGCCGCCGGTCTATGCGCAGCGCTATGGCGACATCACCGTGGGCAATCGCGGCGGCATCGTCGTGAAGGACACGGTGCTGCGCTTCACGCTGGAGCCCGCATGA
- a CDS encoding FAD-binding domain-containing protein, with protein sequence MIVAPNRAAALARLAEFAPHMGRDYAQGRNSDGGPGARCVSALSAHLRHRLITESEVIGTALARHGAAAAEKFIQEVFWRSYWKGSLELRPQMWRDYRRAVELAPQPRALRTAMAGETGIACFDAWVRELTETGWLHNHARMWFASIWIFTLRLPWALGAEFFLQHLADADAASNTLSWRWVAGIQTPGKHYLARAENIARFTHGRFDPRGQLNETAAPLDEAPPPAAGRLPLADPSPGGRVGLLLHEDDLGFWPEGCEVVAVGALVSPAERSSFGLGQVARAFTAGAITDALDRAGARIGQAPSRVALEGVARWARSGGLTRLVTPWAPVGWGRAALEDAAALCAAEGITLHRLRRPWDEACWPLAQRGFFPFKAQIPRLIAELQPLPP encoded by the coding sequence ATGATCGTCGCACCCAACCGTGCCGCCGCCCTGGCGCGCCTCGCTGAATTCGCCCCGCATATGGGGCGCGACTATGCGCAGGGCCGCAACAGCGATGGCGGACCGGGCGCGCGCTGCGTCTCGGCCCTTTCGGCGCATCTGCGCCACCGCTTGATCACCGAGAGCGAGGTGATCGGCACGGCGCTCGCGCGGCACGGCGCGGCGGCGGCGGAGAAATTCATCCAGGAGGTGTTCTGGCGCAGCTATTGGAAGGGCTCGCTCGAACTCCGGCCGCAGATGTGGCGCGATTATCGCCGCGCGGTGGAGCTGGCGCCGCAGCCGCGCGCGCTCAGGACGGCCATGGCGGGTGAGACGGGCATCGCCTGCTTTGACGCCTGGGTGCGGGAACTGACGGAGACGGGCTGGCTGCACAACCATGCGCGGATGTGGTTCGCCAGCATCTGGATCTTCACCCTGCGCCTGCCCTGGGCGTTGGGCGCGGAATTCTTCCTCCAGCATCTGGCCGATGCGGATGCGGCCTCCAACACGCTCTCCTGGCGGTGGGTGGCGGGCATCCAGACGCCCGGCAAGCATTACCTGGCGCGGGCTGAGAACATCGCCCGCTTCACCCATGGCCGCTTCGACCCGCGCGGCCAGTTGAACGAAACGGCGGCCCCGCTGGACGAAGCGCCGCCCCCCGCCGCGGGGCGGCTGCCCCTGGCCGACCCATCGCCCGGCGGCCGCGTCGGCTTGCTGCTGCATGAGGATGACCTGGGCTTCTGGCCCGAGGGCTGCGAGGTGGTGGCCGTCGGCGCGCTGGTCTCCCCCGCCGAGCGCAGCAGTTTCGGCCTCGGCCAGGTCGCGCGCGCATTCACCGCCGGCGCCATCACCGATGCGCTGGATCGCGCGGGGGCGCGCATCGGCCAGGCGCCGTCACGCGTGGCCCTGGAGGGCGTGGCGCGTTGGGCGCGCTCGGGGGGGCTGACGCGGCTGGTCACCCCCTGGGCGCCGGTCGGCTGGGGGCGGGCGGCGCTGGAAGACGCGGCAGCACTTTGCGCGGCCGAGGGGATTACGCTGCATCGCCTCCGCCGCCCCTGGGATGAGGCCTGCTGGCCGCTGGCACAGCGTGGCTTCTTCCCGTTCAAGGCGCAGATCCCGCGCCTCATCGCCGAGTTGCAGCCGCTGCCGCCTTGA